A window from Balearica regulorum gibbericeps isolate bBalReg1 chromosome 1, bBalReg1.pri, whole genome shotgun sequence encodes these proteins:
- the LOC104639960 gene encoding glioma pathogenesis-related protein 1: MKITFFFAELFLLDLFACCHAYPQYPLPDTEDAAFIEDYVRAHNKFRSKVNPPASNMFRMSWDAALAKTAKAWAKKCKFKHNIYLKVPRKVHPTFTPVGENIWTGTATIFSVDTALSDWFNEVSSYNFHTNKCSGMCGHYTQVVWAESYKVGCAVHFCNTVEHFPRVSGAAHFVCNYGPAGNYPRKPYKAGQPCSGCSNEKCIDKLCENTEREKLINYTYWYPDWDTQPRPPRPPTPPYIPPAEHPRPSCDQYCIIVLILRPLFLVLSTGAVLLLQQRFPHTFFNK, translated from the exons ATGaaaatcacctttttctttgctgagtTGTTCTTACTGGATCTCTTCGCCTGCTGTCACGCTTACCCACAATATCCCTTGCCTGACACAGAAGATGCAGCTTTCATTGAAGACTATGTAAGAGCTCACAACAAGTTTCGATCCAAAGTGAATCCACCAGCCAGCAACATGTTTCGCATG TCCTGGGATGCTGCTTTAGCCAAGACTGCCAAAGCGTGGGCAAAGAAGTGCAAGTTTAAGCACAATATCTACCTTAAAGTGCCACGGAAGGTCCACCCCACCTTTACTCCTGTGGGAGAAAACATCTGGACCGGCACAGCCACCATCTTCTCTGTGGACACAGCTCTCAGTGACTGGTTTAATGAAGTCAGCAGCTATAATTTCCACACTAATAAATGTTCTGGCATGTGTGGTCACTACACCCAG gTCGTTTGGGCAGAGAGTTACAAAGTTGGCTGCGCAGTTCACTTCTGCAATACAGTTGAACATTTTCCAAGAGTCTCCGGAGCAGCACATTTTGTCTGCAACTATGGGCCAGC GGGGAATTACCCAAGGAAACCATATAAAGCAGGACAACCATGCAGTGGATGCAGTAATGAGAAATGCATAGACAAGCTCTGCG aaaacacagaacgTGAGAAGCTGATAA ATTATACCTACTGGTATCCGGACTGGGATACACAGCCCCGTCCCCCCAGGCCTCCCACACCGCCGTACATCCCACCTGCTGAGCATCCGCGTCCCTCTTGTGACCAATACTGTATTATTGTGTTAATTTTAAGGCCACTGTTTTTGGTACTGAGTACTGGTGCTGTTCTTTTACTACAACAGCGGTTTccacacacattttttaataagtaa